Genomic window (Melioribacteraceae bacterium):
AAGAAAAATTTGACCGTAGTAAACCTCACGTAAATATAGGTACTATCGGACACGTAGACCATGGTAAAACTACTCTTACTGCAGCCATCACCATGGCATTAGCTAAAAAAGGCTTATCACAAGTAAGAACATTTGACTCAATTGATAATGCTCCTGAAGAAAGAGAAAGAGGTATTACAATTGCAACTGCTCACGTTGAGTATTCTACTGCTAATAGACATTATGCTCACGTTGACTGTCCTGGTCACGCCGATTATGTAAAGAATATGATCACCGGTGCTGCTCAAATGGACGGCGCTATATTAGTAGTTGCGGCTACAGACGGTCCTATGCCACAAACTCGCGAACACATTCTTCTTGCTCGTCAAGTAGGTGTACCGAGAATTGTAGTTTTCTTGAATAAAGTTGATATGATGGATGACGCAGAATTGATCGATTTAGTTGAAATGGAATTAAGAGAATTGTTGACTAAATATGAATTCCCTGGTGACGATATTCCGATTATCCGCGGTTCCGCACTTCATGCATTAGATGCGGGTGCTGCTGGCGCAGATCCTTCAGATGAAAGATATAGCTGTATTTGGGAACTTATGGATGCAGTTGATAGCTATGTTCCAATACCAGAAAGAAGTGTTGATAAACCATTCTTGATGCCGGTTGAGGACGTATTCTCAATTACAGGTCGTGGAACTGTTGCTACAGGTAGAGTTGAAAGAGGAAGTGTAAGATTATCAGAAGAAATTGAGTTGATTGGTTTAGGAATGCACAAGAAAACAGTTGTTACCGGTATCGAAATGTTCCGTAAGGAATTAGATTCAGCTATGGCTGGTGATAATGCTGGTATTTTAATGCGTGGTATTGATAAAAAAGAAATTGAAAGAGGAATGGTTCTTGCTAAAACTGGTTCTATTACTCCTCATAAAGTGTTCGAAGGTGAAGTTTATATCTTGTCAAAAGAAGAAGGTGGAAGACATACACCATTCTTTAATGGTTACAGACCTCAGTTCTATTTTAGAACAACAGACGTAACTGGTGTTGCCTCATTACCAGAAGGAACAGAAATGGTTATGCCTGGCGATAACGTGAGATTAAGAGTTGAACTTATTGCAGAAATCGCTATGGAAGAAGGTTTACGTTTTGCTATCCGCGAAGGTGGTAGAACAGTTGGTGCTGGTGTTGTAACAAAGATTATATCATAATAAGTATTTAAGAAGGGACTTATCGGTAAGAAAGTCCCTTCATTATGTTGAACAAGGAGAATAGAAAAAGTGCCCGGTCAAAAAATAAGAATCAAGTTAAAATCATACGATCATATATTGATTGATAAATCGACTGAAAAGATTATTAAAACCGTTAAAAGTACTGGTGCTGTTGTATCCGGACCAATTCCGCTGCCAACACGCAGAACAGTATTTACTGTTTTAAGATCCCCTCACGTGGATAAAAAATCGAGAGAACAATTCGAGATTAGGGCTCACAAAAGAATTATTGATATTCATAATTCAAACAATAAAACTGTTGACGCGCTTAGCAAATTGGAAATTCCCGCTGGCGTTGATATAGAGATTAAGTTATAGGAATTAAACAAATGCCTGGCTTGATAGCAAAAAAATTAGGAATGACCAACATATTTTCGGAAGACGGTAAAGTGATTCCGGTAACAGTTCTTGAAGCTGGTCCTTGCAGCATTTATGCAATAAAAACCAAGGATAATGATGGTTACGAAGCATTACAACTTGGCTTTGGTGAAAAAAAGTTGAAAAAGGTTAACAAAGCTCAAAGCACTGTTTTCGAAAAATTGAACATGAAAGCTCCGGTTTTTTTACAGGAGTTCAGAAATTTTGAGATTGCTCAATTTAAGGTTGGTGATGAGATTAAAGTTGACTTATTCCAAGTTGGTGATAAAGTAAAAGTTTCCGGTAAAACCAAAGGAAAAGGTTTTCAGGGTGTAATGAGGAGACATAACTTCGGCGGCGTTGGCGGTACTACTCACGGTCAAAGTGATAGATTAAGAGCTCCCGGTTCTATTGGTTCAAGTTCATATCCTTCAAGAGTTTTTAAGGGACAACGGATGGCTGGTAGAATGGGTTACGAAAATGTTACTATTAGTAACTTAAAAGTTGTAAAAGTTTTATCAGATAAAAATGTTATTATGGTGAAAGGAGCTATACCTGGCTCAATTAATTCAATTGTTGCAATCAACAAATAAGATTTCGAAAAATGAAATTAGAAGTTTATAAAACAGACGGATCGAAAAGCGGCGAAACAGTAGAACTCTCAAAAGAAATTTTTGAGATTGAACCTAACGACCACGTTATCTACTTAGCTGTTAAAGCATTTTTAGCCAATCAGCGACAAGGAACACACAAAGCTAAGGAAAGAAGTGAAGTTAGCGGCGGTGGAAAAAAACCTTGGAAGCAAAAAGGAAGAGGTGGTGCCCGTGCGGGTACTACTAGATCCCCACTTTGGGTTGGCGGTGGTTCAATTTTTGGACCAAAACCAAGAGATTACAGACAAAAAATTAATAAAAAGGTCTCTGCACTTGCACGTAAGTCTGCTCTCTCTTATAAAGCAAAATCAAACCAAATTATTTTGGTTGAGGATTTCAACTTTGAGGGACCTAAAACTAAGAAGTTTAGCGATTTGCTCAGCTCTCTTAATTTGAAGGGAAAGAAGACTTTACTTTTAACAAATGGTAATCTTCCTAATGTTTATAAATCGGGAAGAAATATTGAAAAAGTAAATATTCTTGAAGCTAATAATGCTTCTGCTTACGACTTACTGAATAACCAAATTCTTTTGGTTCAGAAAAGCGCAGTTAATCTTTTAGAAAGCTCATTAAATTAAAAGTGGTTAAAAAATGAAAAGCGTTCTCATACGACCCTTAATAACAGAAAAAATGACGGCAATAACCGGTAAATTTCCAAGCAAATTTGGATTTATAGTAGATATAGATTCCAATAAAATTGAAATTGCCAAAGCTGTTAAAGAAAAATTTAATGTTGATGTGGTTGCGGTTAATACTGTTAGATATAAAGGGAAATCAAGAACACAATTTACCCGTAGAGGTAGATTTGTAGGTAGAACAGCAAAATTCAAAAAAGCTGTTATTACATTAAAAGAAGGTCAAACAATCGATATTTTTGGTCAAGCATAGTACTTGGAGCTTAAATTAAATGGCAATTAGAAAATTAAAACCAAATACTCCCGGAACCCGCTTTATGAGTATCTCCTCATTTGAAGAGATCACAAAAGATACTCCGGAAAAATCTCTTACCGCTCCTATTAAAAAATCGGGTGGAAGAAATAATCTTGGTCGTGTTACTTCACGCCATAGAGGCGGCGGGCATAAGAGAAATTACAGAATAATTGATTTCAAAAGAAATAAACCGGGTGTTCCAGCTAAAGTATTCTCAATTGAATATGATCCTAATAGAACATCAAGAATTGCTCTTTTGCATTATGCGGATGGTGAAAAAAGATATATTCTTGCTCCAAACGGTTTAAAAGTTGGTGATCAAGTTATGTCTGGTTCTGGTTCTGAAATTAAAGTTGGAAACGCATTACCAATAAAGGAATTACCAGTTGGCTCTTTTATTCATAATGTGGAATTAAAACCTGGTAAAGGTGGTCAGTTAGGTAGATCAGCTGGAACAGCAATACAACTGATGGCAAAAGAAGGAAAATTTGCACAGTTAAAAATGCCCTCTGGTGAAGTAAGAATGGTTAGCGTTACATGTTTAGCTACTTATGGTACTGTGGGAAATTCCGATCATGAAAATATAAGTTTAGGTAAAGCTGGTAGAAGTAGATGGAAAGGTATTAGACCTCACGTAAGAGGTGTTGCTATGAACCCAGTAGATCACCCAATGGGTGGTGGAGAAGGTAAAACTTCAGGTGGCGGTCATCCAGTCTCACCTTGGGGTCAAAAAGCTAAAGGGTTGAAAACTAGA
Coding sequences:
- the rplB gene encoding 50S ribosomal protein L2, with protein sequence MAIRKLKPNTPGTRFMSISSFEEITKDTPEKSLTAPIKKSGGRNNLGRVTSRHRGGGHKRNYRIIDFKRNKPGVPAKVFSIEYDPNRTSRIALLHYADGEKRYILAPNGLKVGDQVMSGSGSEIKVGNALPIKELPVGSFIHNVELKPGKGGQLGRSAGTAIQLMAKEGKFAQLKMPSGEVRMVSVTCLATYGTVGNSDHENISLGKAGRSRWKGIRPHVRGVAMNPVDHPMGGGEGKTSGGGHPVSPWGQKAKGLKTRKRKNPTNKLIIKRRK
- the rplD gene encoding 50S ribosomal protein L4, translating into MKLEVYKTDGSKSGETVELSKEIFEIEPNDHVIYLAVKAFLANQRQGTHKAKERSEVSGGGKKPWKQKGRGGARAGTTRSPLWVGGGSIFGPKPRDYRQKINKKVSALARKSALSYKAKSNQIILVEDFNFEGPKTKKFSDLLSSLNLKGKKTLLLTNGNLPNVYKSGRNIEKVNILEANNASAYDLLNNQILLVQKSAVNLLESSLN
- the rpsJ gene encoding 30S ribosomal protein S10 → MPGQKIRIKLKSYDHILIDKSTEKIIKTVKSTGAVVSGPIPLPTRRTVFTVLRSPHVDKKSREQFEIRAHKRIIDIHNSNNKTVDALSKLEIPAGVDIEIKL
- the tuf gene encoding elongation factor Tu — protein: MAKEKFDRSKPHVNIGTIGHVDHGKTTLTAAITMALAKKGLSQVRTFDSIDNAPEERERGITIATAHVEYSTANRHYAHVDCPGHADYVKNMITGAAQMDGAILVVAATDGPMPQTREHILLARQVGVPRIVVFLNKVDMMDDAELIDLVEMELRELLTKYEFPGDDIPIIRGSALHALDAGAAGADPSDERYSCIWELMDAVDSYVPIPERSVDKPFLMPVEDVFSITGRGTVATGRVERGSVRLSEEIELIGLGMHKKTVVTGIEMFRKELDSAMAGDNAGILMRGIDKKEIERGMVLAKTGSITPHKVFEGEVYILSKEEGGRHTPFFNGYRPQFYFRTTDVTGVASLPEGTEMVMPGDNVRLRVELIAEIAMEEGLRFAIREGGRTVGAGVVTKIIS
- the rplC gene encoding 50S ribosomal protein L3, with amino-acid sequence MPGLIAKKLGMTNIFSEDGKVIPVTVLEAGPCSIYAIKTKDNDGYEALQLGFGEKKLKKVNKAQSTVFEKLNMKAPVFLQEFRNFEIAQFKVGDEIKVDLFQVGDKVKVSGKTKGKGFQGVMRRHNFGGVGGTTHGQSDRLRAPGSIGSSSYPSRVFKGQRMAGRMGYENVTISNLKVVKVLSDKNVIMVKGAIPGSINSIVAINK
- the rplW gene encoding 50S ribosomal protein L23 — translated: MKSVLIRPLITEKMTAITGKFPSKFGFIVDIDSNKIEIAKAVKEKFNVDVVAVNTVRYKGKSRTQFTRRGRFVGRTAKFKKAVITLKEGQTIDIFGQA